From the Leptolyngbya sp. CCY15150 genome, the window CCTACGGTGCAGACGCGGTGAACACCTTATGGGAGTCCCTCAGTCGCGATGCAGTGCAATGGCTGCGATCGCTAGATTTTGGTTTCCATGAACTGGATTGTTTGTTGATTCACGGCAGCACTGTGAGCTACAGTGATGAACTTACCCCAGAAACCCCTGCTATTCAACTATGCGATCGCTTAATCCGTGCAGATGCAGACCATCTGTTTTGTGGGCGATCGGGTCAAGCTTTTGAATGCTGGATCGAAGACGGCACCCTCCAATCTAGCGTAACGACCTTAGATGAACCCGCCACCGTTCACCAACAAACCATGCAGCCTCGCCGGGTGGTCGGTGTCGGCAGTGTGGGGCGTCGTCCTAATCAAGCCACCTATGTCCTCTACAGTCCCACATCCAACCAAGTGGAATTTAGAACCGTCTCCTACGGAGCTGGACAAGGTTTTCAAACCTCGCGCTCCCGTTCAGGGCATCTTAGGTAAGATGTACCGGTGCCTCAGATGGCTTAGCCGCATAGACCAAGACTGGTACCCGTTTGTAGGCGGGAATGCCGGACTTGGGATCGGTGGTTGCCGTAAATAATACATTGGCTTCTGGATAAAACATGAAGGCAGCCCCCGAGCGTACGGCTCCAAAGATAATTTCGATGTTCTCTAATTGACCTGCATCTCCCTGAACCGTAACCCGTTGATGCTCCTGCCATCCCGCCTGCTGCACATCGGCAGGATTCATCAAGATACAGTGGCGGTGGGGCATCCCTCGATAGCGATCGCCCTCTTTGTATACAACCGTATTATGCTGGGAATAGCTGCGGCCGGTCATCAAGGCGACGACCCGGCCATCCGTCTGTGCTGGTGCGGCAAAGCTTTGGGCGTCGGGTAAATTCAGTTGGGGCAACTCCGTCACAAACATCGATGCTTTACCGGAGGGTGTGGCAAATTTAGGCTCATCAAAGATACGGCCGCCGATAGTAAACTCAGTTTTCGTTTCATCGATCGTGGCGATCGCTTCATAGCCAGGAATAGTCTGGGCAATCAGTTGACGAATATAGCGGGTGTCTTGCAACTGCCGCCAGTTGACGGGATGGTCGCCATGGAGCCGATGGGCCAGTTCGCTGAGAAAGTCCACTTCGGCAATCAGGTCAGCACCTTTGAGATGAGTTTTACCTGGATCGTTGAGCCGCACAAAGTTGTTACCAGATTCGGTCGTTGTGCGATGGGGATTTTCAAAGCGGTTAAACACCGGGATAATCAGAGTATGGGTGCGTCCTAGACCGTGAAAATGCCCGAGGTTCGGCTTCGTGGATAGATAAATAACCGTGTCAATTTTACCGAGCGCTGATTTAGCTTGCTTGAGATCAGGATTTGCCGCATAGACATTACCACCCAAACAGAGTAACGTATCGACCTGACCCGCATCCGCTGCATCCATTAAGTCTCGGGCCCGATAGCCTGGTGTACGGTTGAGCGATCGCCCTAGTAAAGTTTCCAATGCCGTTTGAATATCTTGCCGCAGATTGGCCGTCACCCCCATGGAGCCAAAGCCTTGCACATTAGAATGTCCGCGAATAGGCATGGTGCCTGCACCTGGCTTACCTGCATTCCCCGTCAGCAGCGCCGTATTCGCGATCGCATGGACATTGTCCACCCCATTTTTCTGCTGAGTGATGCCCATCGCCCAGGCAAAGACCACCCGCTCCGAAGCACCAATCATCAGCGCGGCCTGCTCTAGCTCCAGTTGAGACACACCGCAGGTAGCTGTAATCGCATCCCAGGAAAGCGATCGCGCTTGGTCTACCACCGCCTCCCATCCTTCGGTGTGGCGTTGAAGATAGTCGCGGTCAATTAAATTGCGCTCAATCAAGGCCTTTTGGATACCCAGCAGCAGCGCCGTATCGCTCCCAGGAATTGGCTGGAGGTAGAGAGACGAAATGTCAGAACCCGACAAGAGCTGGCGAGGGAAAGCCGGCGATGCAAACTTCACCAAACCTACCTCAATCACCGGATTAATCACAATCACCCGACCGCCGCGATCGCGTAGATGAATTAGTTCATTCATCAGTCGAGGATGGTTAGCTGGTGCATTCGACCCCAGCAACACCACGCAATCCGCCTGTTTCAGTCCCTCCAGGCTGACCATAGACGTACCCGAACCAAAAACTTGCTTAAGGCCCACCGTTGAAGGCACGTGACAGAGATCAGAGCAGTCTGCCAAATGGTTAGATCCCAGAGCCCGCATCATCAATTGCAGTAAAAATGCTGCCTCATTCGACGATCGCCCAGAACTATAGGACGCCACGCGCTCCGGTGGTCGTTGAAAAGCAGCCACGGTCAGTTGGTAGATTTCCTCCCATGAGATACGTTCATAGTGAGACTGTCCTGCCCGCAGGATCACCGGAAAACTGAGACGACCCAAGCGATCGGCTTGCAAAGAGGTTAACTGCTGGAGTTCAACGACAGAATGGCGATCGAAAAAATGGGACGCTACCGGCGGCTGTAGTTCCGCTGAAATCGCCTCTACGCTTTTCATGCAGCGCTGCAGTGGTTCTTCTATCTCGTTGGTAAAACCACCCTTTTGTCCGCCGGTGCCCCAAGCGCAGGACAGACAGGCACTCTTATGGGTCAGCGCTCGCCATAGATCGGGCCCTTCCAGAGATAGGGTATGCTCCGCCCAATATTGCAGCACCGGCAACCCACCCCCCACCTCAGGCGCGTTGCTGTAGTAGCCCGTTTGGTCAACAGACGGTGCATTCGGCTGTGAATCCTGCTCTGGCTGGTTGGATGTTGCGTTGGTGTCCATATGGCTCCTCGTCTATCACCATTCCCCTATCATCTATCATGCCATCAAAAGGCGATCGCACCTAGGGTGTCCACAAAACCCCCAACATAATCTACGTAGATAGTTCCCAAACCATTTTGGCGGGAATGCCCATAGTATTCAACTAAAATGCAATAACCGTCGTTATCCAGCGATAGATAAAGATCTACGAGTAAACCACTTATCCCACTGCTAGCTCACCCTTCCCAAATATTGGAGACTTATCAAACCTCAATACGACAGCTATTGCTCTCCTTCATCGTCATGATGCTGATACCCAAGCCTGTTACATGCTAACTGTTTAGGTTCATCTTGATTACGAGGGGCAGGTACACCTGGCTGCTGATATATCAGTAAGAGATCATTGAGCATATTCAATAATTGCATCACCAACAATCTGCAGTAACTCCCAATCATAAAGTGCACCTGGATCTGGAGATGGCCCCCAGTTAGAAAACTGGGTGCTTCGTCCTGCCCCTACTTCAGAAAACGCTCTAATTGAATCACGGTTTGTGCCGTCCATTTCAAAGTAAGTGAATCTCATTACTGCGCACTGCGAGTATTGCACAATACCGGCTAGCGTAGTCCCTTGCAACCTCCAAGCACTGACCAAAGTATATCCAGCCGGACAACCTGCTGCACTCTGTTCCCGAAAAATAACGGGATCAGATTCACTATATCTACGATTACGGGCATACTCTGCTAGCTCTGACACTGTCATCGCCTGAACTGGTGCTAAATTCACAGCAATAGCACCAATACTGAGGGCAGCAACCAGTAACATACTTCGAACTAATTTTGTAACCATGACTATTTCCTTCAATTGGGCTATAGATTAAGATATTGGAAAAATATTACTAGCGAATCTTACGTTCCCGGACGGAACTCGATGGTGCTGGGAAAGCTACCCGTGGGGCCAGTGGGAGAGGTGCAAGATAGCACCCAATCGTGCAGCATCTGGGTCGTACATTGCGTCCCTTGCAAAAAAGCTGCGGTGCCTGTCGCCGACTCAACAACAAACTGATTGGAGCCAGTCGAACGAAATTGTAGACTAGCTGTCAGTGCTCCACGTTCAAGCCCACATCCCAATCCACCGCATCGGGCTAGGCTGCCAAATGGGTCAATATCGATGGTTTTATAGACATCGATTTGATAAGGTCTTGGACTATCAACGTAGACATAGCTGGTATGAAATTCAGCAGAATCACTGTTGCGGATTAGGCGAAGGGAGTAAAATCCTGAACTTAGCCACGAGACATGGCTTTGGGCGATGAGGGATTCATCCTGGGCAGCGTCAGAAGCAGGTACTGGAGCAACCTCAGAGGTTGGGGCCGTCATTACCGCTTTACCAGAGTCTGCCACTACCTGGGGAGACTGGACGGCGGAGCAAGCAACGATGGGAAGAAATGCTAGGGCAAGGCTGATATATCGTGAAGTCATCGTATCGCATCACACAAAACTCTTTACCTAAGGTGCCCGATCCTATCGAGAATGCACATCCGTACTTTACATAAGTTTTTTTATTTGACCAAAAAATTAAATTGGATGGCGAACGGAATCAAGGTAATGAAGACATACCAGCAGATTTATGTTAGGGTGAGGCGGGTTGGAGCAGGATAATGCGATTTCCGTCTTTGCTGCAGGGAATAATGAGTAATGGAGGACGGCGATCGCCCTTCAGTATGCTCATGACAGTTTATTGCTCTTTTTTCAGCAGCCCCAAGTCTAGGATAAACAACACATGTGGGAGCGATCGCCCTAGATCAGACCCTCCCAGAGATAGGATCTGATCTACTCAATAGCAGTACCGGCAACCCACTCCCTTCTGCTGGCATATCGTTGTAAGTTACCAGCACCACAGCTTAGGTCGTTAAACAACCTTTGCAACAGAGTGATTTCTAGGAAAGTGGTGAACACTGCGACTTTGGACATAGACGGTTTGTGATGCTTGCAGAGCTAGTCCATTAGATTGATCGCGAGTTAAATGTGCAACGCAGGTATGTCCATCCACTAATTGTAGATCTACTTGAATCCACCATCCTAGATGGGTTACCCGAGTAATCGTCGCAGGGATAGTATTCATCTCAGGGGTAGAGAAGATCTCGATATCATGGGGACGCAAGAAGAGTTGGCTATCGGATGGGCTATGAATTGTTTGCTTAGCTAATTGAGAGGTACTGGGCAGAACATTGACAGGGCCAATAAAACTCATAACGAATGATGTGGCAGGATTGTCATAGATAGCAGCCGGAGCCCCTGTTTGTTCCACCCGTCCCTGATTCATCACCACAATATCATCAGCAATTTCCATCGCTTCTTCCTGGTCATGGGTGACAAAAACTGTAGTGACATGCACATCATCATGGAGTCGCCGCAGCCAAGTGCGTAGATCTTTTCGCACTTTGGCATCTAGGGCCCCAAAGGGTTCATCTAGTAATAAAACCTTGGGTTCCACAGCAAGGGCCCGCGCTAGGGCGACCCGCTGCCGCTGACCGCCAGACAGTTGAGATGGATAGCGATCGCCCAAGCCACTCAGTTGTACTAATTCAAGGAGTTCTTCAACCCGATTACGAATCCGTGTTTTAGGCCAGCGGCTAATTTCTAGACCAAAGGCAATATTCTTACGGATGGTTAAATGCTTAAACAAGGCATAGTGCTGAAATACAAATCCAACTTGTCGATCTTGAATACTTTGATGCGTTGCATCTCGCCCAGTTAGCCAGATACGTCCTTCATCCAGACTTTCTAGACCAGCAATTAGGCGTAGTAAGGTAGACTTTCCAGAACCCGATGGCCCAAGAAGGGCCACTAGTGATCCGGTTTTTACCTCTACATTAATATCCTGAACAGCCTGAAAGTCGCCGAAGCGTTTGGATGCATGTTCTACTTTAATTCCCACAGGTTTACCTCAACGTCAGTCTAATGTACACATCAAGACAAGATCTGGGGAACTGGCAAACGTCAACGCAGCGGCCACCACGACACCTTATCGCGAGTCGAACCATAGACTTCTTTCAGACCTTCAGGATCAATCACATGCACCCAATCTCCGCCCTCGGATGATTTGTCAGATGACTTATCTATCTTGATCAACTTAGCCTGTCCCATGCCTTTGAGAACTTGCTCCACCGTGCGATGGTTGAGCTGGCTAGCACGGGCGATGATGTCAATAGGAAGATCAAAAAGATAGGTGCCATCTGAACCAGGCTGGTTGCCAAGCGATCGCTCTTGATAGATCAGAGCGCGTAATAGGGCGGCAACCGCTTGGGGTGGATAGGTGCTGCAATTGAGCAGATGGTACTGAAACTTTTCTCGCAGTTCAAACAACAGCCCATAGCGATCGCGAGCCTCTTGGCTGGTATCAAGTAAGTGCTGAATGGTCTGAACTGGAATTTTGGCTACATCTGTGGTCTTATAGGCTTCCACTAAACTCGGAAAGGCCCGACAGACCTGACCATAGCCAATATCTAGGTTTCTCATACCAAAGCAACCGCCAGGGTAGGTGAGAGATACCACGCGATCTAAGGGTGCGCTGCGGGTGATCACAGGCCCACCATCAAGAACAACGTAGAGATACTCTAACGAACTGCCTGGGCGAAAGGCAGTATAAATGGGTCGGTTTGAAAACAACTTTTCTCGAATGACCTGCTCTGGGGAAAGACAGGCCATTACTAGGGAAGGATCAAGACCTTTAAACAAAAAGTTGCCTTGCGTCAGCCAACTCAGAGGATCTGAGGGCGTAGATCGCTTGGCGCGCTTCGTCATGCCAGTTCTCCTGAAACAAAACCTAACCTATTTTGTCATGGGGCGCAAGTGCTTCCTAAAAAGAATTTGAATAGAACTTGAATCAAGCTCAAAAGAAAATTAAATGAATTTCAAAACATTTCAAAAACTTTTCTGCTATAGTTCTACTCAGCTTGAACATCAGGTGCGATCGACAAGCTGAGTTCAAAACCTATGATTTTGGAGACAACTATGAGCAATAGGTCAGTTCTATCAAGGCTCTTCAGAGGCAAGGGCGATCGCCCTTCTGCCTTGCAATCCCGCCTCTCTCGCCTCTCATTGCAGCATCTAGGGCGGCTGAGGCGATCGCTTTTATTTCTCTTGGGGCTGGGCTTAAGTGCAGCGATCGCCTCCTGTGCTGGTTCGTCCACTGCGCCCGAAGGTGGTGCGGCGGGGGATGCGCCTAGTTCGGTGGAGATCACCTTGGTGTCCTATGCTGTAACCCAGGCTGCCTACGAACAAATCATTCCGCAGTTTGCCGAGAAATGGCGGGTTGAGCATGGTCAGGACGTGACTGTTAATCAGAGTTATGGCGGCTCCGGTTCCCAAACACGGGCTGTGCTGGATGGTTTGGAAGCTGATGTGGTTGCCCTAGCCCTAGCTCTCGATACTCAGAGAATTGAAGAAGGAGGGTTGATTAATCCAGGCTGGGAGCAGGAAGCCCCTAACGACAGCATTGTGCATAAGTCAGTAGCTGTCTTAGTCACTCGCGAGGATAATCCCAAAAATATCCAAGGATGGGCAGATTTATCCAAGGATGATGTGCAAGTAGTGACAGCTAATCCTAAAACCTCGGGTGGGGCTCGCTGGAACTTTATGGCGCTTTGGGGTGCCATCAGTGAGACTGGCGGCAGTGACGCGGCTGCGCTTGATTACACAACCCAAGTGTTTAAGGGCGTGCCGGTTTTACCTAAGGATGCTAGGGAAGCCACTGATGTATTTTTTGCCCAAGGGCAAGGCGATGTGTTGATCAACTACGAAAATGAAGTGATTTTGGCGGGTTTACAGGGGCAGTCTCTTCCCTATATTGTTCCAGACGTCAATATTTCCATTGATAACCCCATTGCAGTCGTTGATGCCAATGTAGATAAACACAATACCCGTGAGGTATCCGAGGCATTTTTGGAGTTTCTCTTTACGCCTGAGGCCCAGCGCGAATTTGCTAAAGTAGGTTTCCGTCCAGTCAATGAAACTGTAGTGGCAGAATTTGCTGATAATTTTCCTGTCATCAATCAATTATTTACCGTTGATGACTTGGGTGGCTGGGATGCGGTGCAAGAAAAATTCTTTGATGACGAGGCAATTTTTGATCAAATTCAAGCCAGCATTGGGCAATAGTCTTCTGTGCCGCAGCTTAATGGGGTATGGAGAATGGGTGATATTGGGTTCTCCATAGATGAATGGCGTTGCTGAACTATAGGATTATTCCGCTCAATTTTGAATGGAGTGTTAGGGCTTCTCACAAAAGATTTATACCTCAATTCAGCAACGCTAGGTGAATACGGTCTAGATAGATAGTAAGGCGCAGGTATGATGTACCTGCTGAGGATCAATTTAGATCTTAAACTCCAGATCAGTAAGCTGCCGAGCGCATTGTAAACCATGAAGAGATGTAGCTGAATATCATAATCTATAGGAGAGTCTGGGGATTAACCTATCTATTTATGCTTAGCATCAGCTATATCTTGCTTAATAGATCAGTGAAACCATTAAGGAGATAAAAATGGTGCAGTCCTGGATCAATAATCCTAGAACTCGATGGAGACAGTGGGGGCGATCGCTCCTCAAAATGCCTTGGTCTTGGCAGGTGACCTGGGCTTACTTATCAGTCATGTTATTCCTGCCGATTGTGGCGCTGCTCTGGAGAGCTAGTGAGCTAGGATGGAGCGATATTTGGCGAATTGCAACTCATCCGGTTGCTTTATCTGCCTATGATGTCACCTTTATTACAGCCTTCTTTACAGCAGTGATCAATGGAGTAGCAGGGCTGGCGATCGCTTGGGTCATGGTGCGCTACAGTTTTCCAGGTAAACGTATTCTAGATGCCCTAATTGACCTACCGTTTGCCCTGCCTACCGCCGTTGCTGGGCTGACGATTGCCACCGTTTATAGCCCCAATGGCTGGATTGGATCGTTCCTATCGCCCCTAGGTATCAAAGTTTCATTTACCCGATTAGGGGTGGCGATCGCCATGCTGTTTATTTCATTGCCCTTTGTGGTACGCACCGTGCAGCCTGTTTTACAAGAGATGGACACTGACATGGAAGAGGCCGCTTGGTCGTTAGGTGCATCCGATTGGCAAACATTCTGGCGAGTGATTTTTCCACCCTTGATGCCAGCGACGCTAACTGGTGTAGCCCTAGGGTTTTCTCGTGCAGTTGGTGAGTATGGATCCATCGTGATCGTAGCAGGAAATATTCCTTTCCAAGACATGATTGCTCCGGTGCTGATCTTTCAGCGACTTGAACAATATGACTATGCCGGAGCGACCGTCATTGGAAGCGTGATGCTGCTTTCATCGTTGCTAATTTTGTTTGCGATTAATCTGTTACAAGCATGGGGGAAACGATACGATGGCTAAGACAACCATTCAAATCAGTCCTAACCTTTCAACACTAGCGAATCATCCAATGCAGGCTGCCCGCCAGGCGTGGATTAAACCAGTGCTCATTACCAGTGTTGTTCTGTACCTAGCGTTAGTGCTCTTGATACCTGCTGTTAACGTATTTGTACAAGCCTTCCAAGGAGGTTTAGAAGGTTTCTTTCAAACCTTTACCACCCGTCACTTCCGCCATGCCGTTCAGTTAACCTGCTTCATTGCTATCATTGTGGTTCCCCTCAACGTCGCGTTTGGACTTTGTGCCGCATGGGCGATCGCTCGCCATCGATTTCCAGGGCGGACGCTATTGCTGAGCTTGATTGATCTACCTTTTTCTATCTCGCCGGTCGTCGCAGGTTTAATGATTGTTTTGCTGTACGGACGAGTTGGATGGTTTGGCCCTGCTTTAGAGTCTATGAATATCCGGGTTGTATTTGCTCTACCCAGCATGATTTTGGCAACTGCTTTTGTCACCTTACCCTTTGTGGCTCGGGAAGTCATTCCGGTTTTAGAAGAGGCCGGAATTGATGAAGAATCTGCTGCTCGAACTCTTGGAGCGAATGATTGGCAAGTTTTTTGGCGAGTCACGCTTCCCACCATTCGCTGGAGTCTTCTCTATGGCGTTATTTTGACCAATGCTCGGGCCATGGGAGAATTTGGAGCCGTTGCTGTTGTGTCTGGAAATATTTCAGGTAAAACGCAAACCCTGCCACTCTACGTGGAGGAGGCCTACAAGCAATATCAAACTCAATCATCCTACTCAGCAGCGGTTCTCCTGGCTGGCTTAGCTATTATCACGTTAGTGCTGAAGACAATACTGGACTATAAAACAGCTAAAAACTAGAGGAGGAGGCGATCGCTTGCTTGTAGGCAAGTAAGACATCTTTCTGCAAAATAGGTGAACAAGACAGGGGGCGATCGCTCAATTCTATGCTGGATAACGGTTATAAAATTTTCCAGTCTGCACTCAATAATAGGGCTGATCGATCCGCTTAAAGGTGGTGCGATCGCTCCTCTTCCATCATTACTGATCGCCGCCAATCAAGGTAAATACGGCCCAGTCGCGGGGATTGGGATGGGTTTCTAGGGTGATCAACATCGTCTGGCGCAGGGCTTGGGTATCGGTGTCGGTGCGATCGCGCTGGGCATAAAACGTGGTCATCAAATGACGCCGTGGAATATTGCACCAAAGTGGCGTTTTGGGCTTGGGCCGTGCGTTGAATGTTGCTGATAGAGGGCGCTTGACGTGAAGGGCTACCTTGATTTTGCTGTTTAGCCAGAGATGATACAAAAGCTCTAGTCCGCTTTCAAAAACTTCTAGATTGAACTTGGCGGCTATGCGATCGCCTGGAAGGCAGAGATTGATCTG encodes:
- a CDS encoding Crp/Fnr family transcriptional regulator; amino-acid sequence: MTKRAKRSTPSDPLSWLTQGNFLFKGLDPSLVMACLSPEQVIREKLFSNRPIYTAFRPGSSLEYLYVVLDGGPVITRSAPLDRVVSLTYPGGCFGMRNLDIGYGQVCRAFPSLVEAYKTTDVAKIPVQTIQHLLDTSQEARDRYGLLFELREKFQYHLLNCSTYPPQAVAALLRALIYQERSLGNQPGSDGTYLFDLPIDIIARASQLNHRTVEQVLKGMGQAKLIKIDKSSDKSSEGGDWVHVIDPEGLKEVYGSTRDKVSWWPLR
- a CDS encoding metallophosphatase encodes the protein MTGQWAILSGIEGNLAAYEAVLADLRWSTVDSLYILGDVVGLQGENEAVVQRLRSPRDHELSPQVCTGWWEEQCFNLHGMGLQMDVPELLTAYGADAVNTLWESLSRDAVQWLRSLDFGFHELDCLLIHGSTVSYSDELTPETPAIQLCDRLIRADADHLFCGRSGQAFECWIEDGTLQSSVTTLDEPATVHQQTMQPRRVVGVGSVGRRPNQATYVLYSPTSNQVEFRTVSYGAGQGFQTSRSRSGHLR
- the cysA gene encoding sulfate ABC transporter ATP-binding protein, with amino-acid sequence MGIKVEHASKRFGDFQAVQDINVEVKTGSLVALLGPSGSGKSTLLRLIAGLESLDEGRIWLTGRDATHQSIQDRQVGFVFQHYALFKHLTIRKNIAFGLEISRWPKTRIRNRVEELLELVQLSGLGDRYPSQLSGGQRQRVALARALAVEPKVLLLDEPFGALDAKVRKDLRTWLRRLHDDVHVTTVFVTHDQEEAMEIADDIVVMNQGRVEQTGAPAAIYDNPATSFVMSFIGPVNVLPSTSQLAKQTIHSPSDSQLFLRPHDIEIFSTPEMNTIPATITRVTHLGWWIQVDLQLVDGHTCVAHLTRDQSNGLALQASQTVYVQSRSVHHFPRNHSVAKVV
- the cysT gene encoding sulfate ABC transporter permease subunit CysT — translated: MPWSWQVTWAYLSVMLFLPIVALLWRASELGWSDIWRIATHPVALSAYDVTFITAFFTAVINGVAGLAIAWVMVRYSFPGKRILDALIDLPFALPTAVAGLTIATVYSPNGWIGSFLSPLGIKVSFTRLGVAIAMLFISLPFVVRTVQPVLQEMDTDMEEAAWSLGASDWQTFWRVIFPPLMPATLTGVALGFSRAVGEYGSIVIVAGNIPFQDMIAPVLIFQRLEQYDYAGATVIGSVMLLSSLLILFAINLLQAWGKRYDG
- a CDS encoding FdhF/YdeP family oxidoreductase; this translates as MDTNATSNQPEQDSQPNAPSVDQTGYYSNAPEVGGGLPVLQYWAEHTLSLEGPDLWRALTHKSACLSCAWGTGGQKGGFTNEIEEPLQRCMKSVEAISAELQPPVASHFFDRHSVVELQQLTSLQADRLGRLSFPVILRAGQSHYERISWEEIYQLTVAAFQRPPERVASYSSGRSSNEAAFLLQLMMRALGSNHLADCSDLCHVPSTVGLKQVFGSGTSMVSLEGLKQADCVVLLGSNAPANHPRLMNELIHLRDRGGRVIVINPVIEVGLVKFASPAFPRQLLSGSDISSLYLQPIPGSDTALLLGIQKALIERNLIDRDYLQRHTEGWEAVVDQARSLSWDAITATCGVSQLELEQAALMIGASERVVFAWAMGITQQKNGVDNVHAIANTALLTGNAGKPGAGTMPIRGHSNVQGFGSMGVTANLRQDIQTALETLLGRSLNRTPGYRARDLMDAADAGQVDTLLCLGGNVYAANPDLKQAKSALGKIDTVIYLSTKPNLGHFHGLGRTHTLIIPVFNRFENPHRTTTESGNNFVRLNDPGKTHLKGADLIAEVDFLSELAHRLHGDHPVNWRQLQDTRYIRQLIAQTIPGYEAIATIDETKTEFTIGGRIFDEPKFATPSGKASMFVTELPQLNLPDAQSFAAPAQTDGRVVALMTGRSYSQHNTVVYKEGDRYRGMPHRHCILMNPADVQQAGWQEHQRVTVQGDAGQLENIEIIFGAVRSGAAFMFYPEANVLFTATTDPKSGIPAYKRVPVLVYAAKPSEAPVHLT
- a CDS encoding sulfate ABC transporter substrate-binding protein encodes the protein MSNRSVLSRLFRGKGDRPSALQSRLSRLSLQHLGRLRRSLLFLLGLGLSAAIASCAGSSTAPEGGAAGDAPSSVEITLVSYAVTQAAYEQIIPQFAEKWRVEHGQDVTVNQSYGGSGSQTRAVLDGLEADVVALALALDTQRIEEGGLINPGWEQEAPNDSIVHKSVAVLVTREDNPKNIQGWADLSKDDVQVVTANPKTSGGARWNFMALWGAISETGGSDAAALDYTTQVFKGVPVLPKDAREATDVFFAQGQGDVLINYENEVILAGLQGQSLPYIVPDVNISIDNPIAVVDANVDKHNTREVSEAFLEFLFTPEAQREFAKVGFRPVNETVVAEFADNFPVINQLFTVDDLGGWDAVQEKFFDDEAIFDQIQASIGQ
- the cysW gene encoding sulfate ABC transporter permease subunit CysW, giving the protein MQAARQAWIKPVLITSVVLYLALVLLIPAVNVFVQAFQGGLEGFFQTFTTRHFRHAVQLTCFIAIIVVPLNVAFGLCAAWAIARHRFPGRTLLLSLIDLPFSISPVVAGLMIVLLYGRVGWFGPALESMNIRVVFALPSMILATAFVTLPFVAREVIPVLEEAGIDEESAARTLGANDWQVFWRVTLPTIRWSLLYGVILTNARAMGEFGAVAVVSGNISGKTQTLPLYVEEAYKQYQTQSSYSAAVLLAGLAIITLVLKTILDYKTAKN